A stretch of DNA from Macrotis lagotis isolate mMagLag1 chromosome X, bilby.v1.9.chrom.fasta, whole genome shotgun sequence:
GTGATTTCTTTCACTTAAGTAAAGGAACAAGCTCCTGACTGTAGGCCAGGCCCACCAGCTGTGGCTTCCTTGGCCTCCAAGTATTCTTGCCCTTTTCCCAACTAAACAAACCCTGCCCTTTAACTATCCTGCTTTCCCTTCCCAGAAGCTAACAACAAAATTGCTGACTGAGAGTCATGACCACAAACTTCTCAAGCAGAGACAGTGGCTTGGGATTGGAAATTTCAGTTGCAAGACTTAGTCAATTTAGGAGCAAGGAAAAACGTGTTGCCTCCCTCTTTTGAGCTAATGAGTTCtcttatttcataataaaaagcACAGTATTGGGGGAAAGTCAGAAAATGAGTCCACTTACAGCATAAGTCAAGACATCTTAGGGAGTGAACTTGAGAAAAACTCAACCACAACTTTTTGGTGATATTCTTCCAAAGGCTGCTCTGATGAATTCTATTAGTTTGAGAAGTTGTGTCCAGTTGTTGCACTGACAGACACTATAAGGGTAACACTAGAGACTATGACCTGACATGCAACATTGAGGGTTTGTTGGGAGGACACATGCTCTTGGTATTGACAAAAGAACCAGACTGTTTAAAAAGCAAGCAATCATATTTGCTTAGAGAGACCCTTCATAGAATCTTAGCAGCTCTGGCAAGCAGATTAAAAACCGTGGTCCCCTCTAGAGTCTTTAAAATGGGATTAGGTTATTCATTTAGGTTTGAATTATACTCTATTTTATTCCAAATAAAAGATCTGTCCACAAATACAAACAAATTAAAAGTATTCTTGGAAAAGGGCATATTCCAGATGGTTTGCCCAAAGACTGTAATACATCTTTAAAATTAACAATTATGTGAAACCACCCAATTTTTCCTGTTAACttttacataaaaacaaaaacctccaACTCTAGGAAGGGAACATTTGGTTTTGAGAATCCATGTAGTAGGAGAGAGGAGATTTAAGATGGATTCATACATGtcttttgctttaattttctaaACAGGGATTTCAAAATCTGTACCTATAAATCCTTAACAGATCTGATGACAGGTTTATAGTACCTAATTCTAACCTCAgctatttttccccaaaaaaagtGGTATAAAACAGAAAGTTTTAAATCTCAAACTTAAACCAAAAGTTGTGTTCATTAACCTAAAAAAGGAATCttggtaataaaataaaaatgggaatattacCTAGTTTTTTGGACTTAATTACTTCaagtttgaattttctttttaaatgttttctatgaGATTCATTCGAGTATTTGTAACTTATATTCTTCCCCTCCCCGAATTGAAAGATTCAAtattctaaaatggaaaaaagtcttaACATAGGTCTTACCAGAGAGTGCATTTATTTAAAAACCTATGTTCAAAGCTGAAAACAACCCCTGGTAATTTTTCAAAacctatttaaaataaaatttgtttactaaataataatttttggaattcatactccccaaaattattttccacTTGGAATATAATTCAAAAACTTAGTCCACTCTTCTTAATGAtgacttttaagttttttttttttaagaggttgCACTCATGAGTCACAAGTTGTACTCACATTCATATTGGAAAAAGTCTGTTCTAGTATCATGGTTTTTCCTATCTTATTGTCTACAGTTTTTGTTATACCTGAAATGCCACTGAAGTCAAAATTGGGAAAGGGCCCCTTTCTCCATTCTTACCCCCCCCAAACTGCTCTATTCAAAAAGCACCATCATTAAGTGACTTAAGCCAGTTTCATGCACCACACACCAGAAATGGATTTGCTGTCTTTGACCATCTTCTGGTTGAAACAAttatttatcactttctttttgcatCAAGGGAGTTCTGTGGTAGAAAGCTTAAAATTCAAATGGTAATAGCAGCTCTGATGATGCTTTTCTGTTCTTTCAtcactcttttcttttaaagaaaaattccataGCTGCCTCCAACATGGATGCAAAAGTACTATTTGACCACCCAGCTAAGATACACCAGCATGTGAGAGGTGAGGCTTTCCAAGTAGGTCTACAGCATGTGCTATGGAAATGTGCAGTATGAAAGGGGGGgtaggagaggggagaaataacCTGAAGAAATCCAAGCTGCTGCGTCATGAAAAAGTCTCCCAAGTTTATCAGTATGATAAACAACATTGCACTGGAtgcagaggaagggagaaggggtggCTTTCCAACTTCTCTCTCAAGCAGAACAGTTAGGggaatgaggaaaaacaaaaacaaattccttctttGGGAGAAGGCAGACATACAGGTCATGGTActtcaaggaaaggaaaaagctAATTGCCCAGGGGCAGCAACAGGATGAAGTCTAACTTTAAAGAAATACTTTTGGGTTGGGACATGAAGTACTATATCAAACTGGAAAACACAAACACAACATCTATGAATCCTGCACTGAGACTGGCTCAATGGCAACACCATATTCTAGTGGAGAGTTCTGGATTTGAGTGTTTATAACACTTATATCCTTCCCCTCCCCTAATTAAAAGATTCAATATtctgaaatggaaaaaagtctTAACATAGGTCTTATCATATTGTGCATTTATTTAAATGCCTATGCCCAAAACTGAAAAAAGtatatctataatcatattttttgtggaataaattaaaaacagtaAAATCTCATGGCAGGAAGAAaaaatcttctttgaaaacatttaaaatttcaagTTTGTAAGAAAACACTTGTCTCCATATTCTAGTGGCAGGTATGAGAATGAAGATAAAAGtcaagagaaagaggcagaggatTAAATGTAACCTTCCCCACCACCTTTAAAAAATCACCTATAAATCTTTTGTGGAGATGGAGTGTACACTATGAGAACAGAAAAACAGGTCAAGAGGTAGGCACTATCCTCTCCAACCCAACACCATCATTAAAGGATAAGTTAATCTGTGTCCATTTTCCAAATGTTTCTTCAATCTAGCCAAAATTAATTCAGGGAATATTAGAACACAAGAAAACTGCTAGTCACAAATCAATGAAATGAACCTTAATCCAGCTAGCAAATCAAACCTTCTGAGAGGCAGTAAAGAAGTTGTGAAGGCTTAAAGGATAAAAGGATTTGGAGTTGAGTAGTGATCCATACAATTTTAACACTTTCCCAGATATTTGTCACAACCAGAGAGAAGTCAGTAGAACAAAACCATGTTAAACACCATGGTACTGGTCATTCTGGTAACTTTGACCACCACCCTTTCCATGCCTCCTGCTTCACTCTTGGTTGTCCTGGAACATTAAACAATTATTTTCCAATCAATTCTGTGGAAACTGAAAACCTAAGCTTACAGTCTGTTTGGGAACACCCCCTCACTACCCTATTGAGATTGAACAATGAAATAGCAGACAAATCAGAGCTTTCTGTGGGCATGAGAAACAAATGAAGGATCTAACATACATTCAACATCACTAAAGGGAGGCTTGCTTGAGACATTTTCTCAAACTGCCCAGTCAGTAGGTGCTTTCAAAATGGCAGTTACTGTGCTTTCACTCTTCCCATCCCAGGGGTCAAGGAGCATTTTCTGGGGACTTTAAATACTTTAGGCTCCAGTGATGTGTCAGATAATTATAGGATCACTGCCAATTACCTGAGGTCTTAACAAGAAGACATTAATGTGCAAATTATGTATTAAGTTTCTATTTGCCATAGTTAAGTTGATTTCCCTGGTCACTTCAAAGTAATGAAGGTTTAGCTGAGTTTCTTTTAGGTTTTCTATGATGCCTAGAACTGTGTAGTCCTGTAGCTTATGAGATTTTCAATACCAAGGGGCATTTTGATTTTAAAGGACCCTTGCCCCTCATTGTTGTAAAATGAAGAGCTCTTCTGAATCACAACAAACAACTGACAACAAAGAACTTAATGGTAGCTGACTGCCCTCCTTAAACATCTTCAAAGAAAGCTTGGCTGTGAAAAATATCCCATTCTTGGTTCCTGAGTGTCAGAACCTCTTAAACACCTGCATTTACCCAGCTGGAGAGGCCCTGATGCTACTAACTTTTTTTAAcatcaattttcttttccaatgagtaGTAAAATCGAAAGTCAAgctcaggcaaaaaaaaaaagtctggtcTTTCCCATTGCACTCTCTGACCCTAAGTGACGTACATTTCTGTTATAACAGCTGGCAACAGACCTAGATTTTATACAAAAAGCTGGGAACATAGTCAAACCTGAGCATTGAGTGATTAGGCCTGACAGGCTCTTGGATGTATTGCAGCTTGAGCAACTCAGCCAAATATTGCACCACTTTGACATCCTCATTCACCAGGCCCAGGTGCAGCTTTAAGAAGTTCATCTGTCTGCTTACTACAGACTGCTCTGTCTCCTTCTCATTGATGGGCAAGTGTAGGTGATGACAGAAAGCATAGAGAAAGGCCTTTGAGCATAGTTGGGTCAGCACACTCTGCACATGCATGTAGTAGGTACTCCCCCGTTTGATCTGGGTTCGGTGATCAGCCAGGCGGGGCATCAATGTGCCTCGATAGAGAGGGCACCGCAATGTTTTGTTGTCCAAGTCTAGTATGCTAGTGTACCGGCTATATCGGTTCAGGGAATGTAAGGTGTTGATACCAGCTGGAGAAACCACTCTGAAACAGATATGCAAAGGTTAGTTAGGACAGTGAGACCCAGGAATGTAAGGAGAGAAGTCAGGAACATAGGGTGATTTGGGCATCTTCAATGACCTCTTTCTGCTAAACTGTCTTCCAGATTTTTAAGTTTCTCCAGAAATCAGTTTACCTTTGCTGAGAACttctaaaaattctttgtttataGAGCAGAGAAATAGGAGTTATCTACATTATAAATGTAAGTAAGGTTTTTACTCTTCATGCTATTAAATACTTTAAATCACTCAAAGGGAGCAAGTACTAAAGTAACCTCTCACAATGTTTCCACCTTTGAGAGCTCTACATTTCTTTATGCTACTGATGATTTGAGCACATCCAATTATCTTAAGTCATTCAAACACAGAAATCTACTACATTTTGTTAGAATTAGAATTATAGCATCAAGgatcaaaatatcattttaaattcaataaacacttaGCCAGTGTCAACCACATGAAAGGTACTGGATAATACTAACACCATCTTCACCTCCTCAACACTTAACAAAATCATTCCTTTCATTCCACAGCCTACTCCATTCCATGATGCATATCTTCATTGCCTCCACAATTTTAAATCTCCCTCATGAGTCATCTTCCATAGCAAAACAACCTATTGCCCTTAAAATATCATTTGGAAGTTTAGACAGGAACACCCCCATTTTGTGGATCGAAGGTCAAATTTGGAATAACATCCAAAGTCCCAAAAATAGTCAAGGAAGAGCTGGGACTAAAACTCAGATCTTGGCCCCTAGAATTTCAACAATTCAACATACTGCCTTCAGTTGATTTACTTTCAGATTAAGCATTTCTTGTTTTCATTCTATAAACATCTTCATAATCAGAGCCCATAACCTTTCTTTCCTAGGAGTTTTGGTTTCAagttctctttctttgataatttccctgCCTTAATCATAAGTACTCTGCCTTAATCATAAGTACCCTcccttttctagctcttttttcttaggtttttgcatggcaaatgtggttaagtggcttgcccaagaccacacagctaggtaattaagcgtctgaggtACTCAGACTTGaacctgaactcaggttctcctgattccggggcctgtgctctatccactggcaccacctagctgtccctctagCTAATTCTTTTAAACCCTTCTTCAAATTGCATTTCCTAAAGTCTTTTTAATAGCAAgacaaaaaatatggaaaaaaagtcCAAACCATTATCATCTCTCTACCTCTGCATATGACTCTTGTACTTTACAATCCATTTCTATCTTATATAATGATCCTAATATTAAAGCTTGCTACAAATCAATAAGTAGTTATCCAACTTCACTAAtttgaaggagggagagaaggtaaATTCTAGACAAAGCACTCCCTAATAAAAGTtctactgtaaaaaaaaaaagacataagaaataTTTACAACTGGCAGTACCATTGGTATATAATCAGTGTACTAAAGTActttaaagtaattatttcaaCTAGGTTAAATATGTTTTCTGCATTAGCTATGGAATAAGAGGCTATGTCACCTGGTAAAAGGAATTTTAGGCATCAGCCAAGCAGATGAGAGAGGTccggggggtgggggtgggggtggggggggacgAGATTTGGTTGTCAAGGCCCTTAAAATCACATCTCATTGGAAGTTATCTATTTTTCTCTACTGACTTAGACCTGCTTAGGAGAATATATGGATATGTCACCATCATCCTTCTCATTTAGAAGTTGTCTCTAATCATTTACCTCTGTAAGCCAATAAGTTTCCACTTCTGAAAATCCATTATGTGCAAAGGGGAAGAGACCCAGTGTTTCACAGGCTTGGCATATTTGCCTTGGTTGGGAACAAAGATGGAGAGAGCTGTTACAAGCTTCTTCACTATTGCTTCATCTTCCCCTAGCACGATTAGAGTCCTCCCACTAAGCAGAGAATAAATTGCAGGGTGTGCAAAAGGGTACTGCCTAATGAATTTTAAGGCATTCTGCCCAGCCTTTTTTTTATGCCTCTCTGAGAGGAGGCCAATGTGATGGGCAGGAGAAGGAGTCCTATCCGAACTAGTCGATGCTGTACTAATGTAGCTGGTGGAATCTCCATATTCATTAAGGCTGATCTTACTAAGATCCTTGCTGCTACTCAGACAGCTTGGGTCCAGGTCATAGGGAGAAAGGCCTTCGGTTGTACTCTCTTGGTAGGAAGAATTGATATCATCCACCGAGAAGTCCACATGAAATCCCTGTTGCCTCTCCTTATAAGGCTGTGGGGGAATACTGACCACTCCATCTTCATCACAGTGTTTTTGTGTATGGTCAGAATTTGGTATGAGGAGACTTGAATTCTCTTTTCCAATGCAACAAGCAGAATCTGTCTGTACTAAGGTGTTTTCTGAACTGCTCTCTGTCTCACCAAGATCCTGTTGGCTTACACTTGCACTAAAGTGAATAGCTCCTTCATCATCATCTGCATAAGGCTCTTCCACATAAGGTTCTTCATTAATGGCACTTGGGTAACTTGCCTTAAAATCATCAGGGATCAAGGCCTCTGAGGGACAAGTGCTAAGAACCTCAATGCTGTCCTCACTGATAGTCCTCCGGCTGACTGCTTTGCTCCGGACCATCTGAGGGCTTAATGGGACAGTCAAGCTTGCCTGACTCTCTGATTTAGATAAAACAGAAGTAGACTTTTCAGTGCCCAAAACTTCAATACTTTCTCCGCTACTGATGCTTCCCTTCATATCCATGTCAAGGTAATCCAAGTTCTCCTGAGGATCATAAATGCTAGATTCTGTCACCTCAGACTCTTTGAATTCATCTCCAACTTCCTGCTCCATCTTGATAAGTACTGACTCCACACTGGACTTAAAAGATTCTGCATTAATTAACACTTTAGGAATTGGACAGTCTTCCAAAGTTCTGGAGTACAGCTTGTCCTGACTGTACTGCATAGGCATGTTATCCTGTTTCTctactattttatcttctaaaatGACCACATCTTCAAAAAGGAAGTTAGTTATACCTTGCTGTTTTAAAAGGGTTCTGTCAATCTGGCTGGTCAAAAGGTAGCACAGATCTCCTCTAAACATGTGTTCAATGTGATTCAACTGAGCCAGGGTCTGGGTGAAAAACTCAGTGTCACAAAGTTCTTCCAAAGTTTTCAGTTTCTTGTCGAAACATTTAGCAGACTTTGCCTTGATGAGCTTGGGGGTATATGAAGGTCTCCGCCTATAAAGATTTCTTTCAGTGGGTTCTTCAGAGTTGGAGGTAGTGGATGCCTGATCAGCTGATTGATCCTGGGCACACTCTGGCTCACATGGATAGCAATCGGCTGCCTTCAGTTTTCGGTGAGGATAAGATCTGATTTGCTTTAATAGGTCTTGGTGTTCAATAATGGATTTTTCCACACTGGCCAATTCATTGGCCTTCTCAATGGCCTGAGAGGAGTAAAACCATTTGTCACTGGCCTTTTTCTGGATCTCTGTTTCAGTGTGCAGCACTGTCCTAGTGTAATCCagatctttcaatttcttttcaagttcatttgcaaaagcttttctgTTGCCTTTCTTCAAGCACTCTGAAGCCTTGGAAAATTCAGCTGAGAGCTCTTGGAACTGCTGCATGATTTTATGTTCATCAGTGGAAATGTAGGCCATGCAAAATGGCCTCACGAAACCCCTGGCCTCCAGATCATAAAGGGTGAGATGGTGCACATAAGCAAAGGCTCCTTCCTTTGAATCCCCCAGGACAACCTTGGAGTCTTCCACAAAGTTCAACTTGGGGTAAGCACAGCCGGATGGATGCCCCACAAAGGAGGCTTGGTAATCCACAGACATGATCCGGAGAGAAAAGTAATTGAGATCAAAAGTGCCAAAAACTTTGGTATCATCAGGGATGGTCAGCAAGGGCTGGGGACCCACCTGCTCAGAGAACTCGGAGATGAGAATGAAATCCCGAGAAAATTTGGCCCCCGACAGCTTAGACCACGGGTTTGCCCCGTGGTGTGTGAAGGGGAACAGGGGCACGGAGTACTCCTCGGGCAGGACCGGCTCATTGTAGGGCTCCTCCTCATACTCTTCCTCTTTGGTAAAGGCCACCACATCAGGGGCGCTGATCATATTTCCAGTTGTGGTAAAAGGGCATGAGGAAGGAGAAGTGAAAACAGGCAAGTCggtcaggaggaggaggagaaggagaaggaggaggaggaggaggaggagggggaggaggaggaggagggccgGGCAGCCGCGGCCCCGGGGGGCAGGGGGGCGGACTCACGGGCGCTCCCCCAGCAGCGCCGCAGGCGGCTCACCACATCCGGTTCCTCCAGGGGCGTCGGTGTCCTCATCCAATCGGGTCCCCCGCGCCCCGGGCTCCCCCCGAGGCTGGCTACCGGACCGGGCCGTGGGGCTGCTTCTGGGCCCCGAGGGgttggaggggggaggaaggggaaagctTGGTCCTCTCCTCAGGCTCGCGGCTCACTCACCCGGCGGGGCCGGGAAATCCGGGGCGAGGCGGCCTGCGTTCCCACCCGCGCCGGCGCCGCCCCGACTGGGCTTCCCGGCCGGAGGCTGCGTGGTCGTCGTTCTCGCCACCCAAGCTCGCGGGGGCGACACCGTCCCGGATCCTCGGACGCCACCGTCCCCGGTCGGTTACTGCGGGGCCGCCATCTTGGGATCACATGACCCACAGCGAGGCCCCCTTCGTGAACCGGAAGTGCTTGCGTACAGCTCCTCACGGAAGAgcgaggaaggaaagaaaacgaAAGCGGGAAAAAGCCTGGGAACCAATTGGGAAGAGCTCCCATGGGTGGGAAATCGTTATTGCGCCGCTGCGCTTCGGCCTCCCGGGAGTTGTAGTAGCCGACCAACGACGGGAAGCCACTACCCCACGCTGCAGGGCATCCTGGGAGTCGCAATCCCCGCTCCTGGGAGCGACCACGCCGCGCGCCGCTGCATCTTGGGAGTTGTAGTCCTCGGCACTGGGCGAGACCGGCGACTGAGGGGGTGGTGGGCGACCACGCGGCTCTCGTCCAAGGCATCCTGGGGGTTGTAGTTCCAGACGCAAGGAGCGACGGGAAGTTGTGTAGCGGGCTGGGATTTTTCCGGGCGGGAAAAGCTCTCCGCGGCAGGACGGGCCGTCGCGGCTCGCCCGGGCGACTTTGAGCCTCCGCCGGGGGCGGCACTATGCGTCGGGGCCGCGGGCCCGCCCGGCCGGCATGACGCTCGGGCTGGGCCGCCTGGGCCTGCGAGCCGCCTGGGGCCTGCAGAGGCGCCCGCTGTGCCGGGTCGCCATGGAGGGGGCGCTGCGAGGCTGCCGCCGCGTCCTCTGTGTGGCGGAGAAGAACGACGCGGCCAAGGGCATCGCCGACCTCCTGTCGGGCAGCAGGCTGCTGAGGGTGAGTGCCGCCCCGCGCCCCCTCCGCCCGGCCTTGGGTAAACTGAGGCCGCGTCCGAGCGGCCTGCCCACGGCCACACACGcggcgccgccccgcccccggggaGCCGCGGGGCCCCGCGCTGCCCCACATGAGCCGGGAGGGAAAGGCGCACCCCCCCCGCCTTTGCCCGAAAGCCTATAAAAGACTGACACGAGGGACACCCAGAAACAGCCACAACTTCTTAAccccaggatttgaattcaaggccTCCTGATTGAAGGCCCCGAGCCGCCGGACGTCCGGCACGTGAAAGCCTTGTGATTTTGGCCGAGTCTATTAAAACTCTCAGTTCCCTCAATCATCGCGAATGTTCACTCTTATTAGGAACTTGTTATCTTTTTCTCTAAATTGGCTACGTGACCCTGGACAGATCTCCCTCGGGAGACGGAATTTCTTCCCCTTGGTGCTCCTGATAGCAATGACTAGCTACTGGGGGCACagtgaatgaaaggaaagagttGGGGAAGACTTCCGGGCTGTGGATCTGAAAacacagaaatagggaagttagggATGGGTTTAGAGGAAAAGATAGGCAAATGCTCTTTTGACCTCTTGAGTCTGAGCTGTTTATGGGACTTAAGTTCATTGTGTCCAGTTGCCTGGTGAAGAGGCAGCAATGAAGCTCTGGAGAGAAAATGGCTGGATAAGCAGGTTGGGGAGCCATCTGCATAGAGATGGCAGTTTCAGGGGGGAAATGGGTAGAATTAGAGAAGGGGGGACCCAGGACAAAGCTCTGGTGTACACTGCTGACTCTTTAAAGGAGATGGGCAAAAGAGTACGGTAGAGAATAGTGTTAGGAAAACCCAGAATAGACAGGATCTACAAGGAGGGAATCGTTAATAATGTCAAACACAACCAGGAGGTCAAGAAGGATGCAagctgtatatgtatattatggaacgctattgttctattagaaaccaggagggaccagaattcagggaagcctgaagggatttgcatgaacagatgctgagtgagatgagcagaaccagaacaacactgtacaccctaacagcaacatgggggtgatggtcagccttgatggacttgctcattccgtcagtgcaacaattagggacaattttggactatctgccatggagaatgtcatctgtatctagagaaagaatcatggaattagaacaaagaccaaagactattaccttcaatttaggggaaaagcccattattttatgtaattttgc
This window harbors:
- the SMCR8 gene encoding guanine nucleotide exchange protein SMCR8, which translates into the protein MISAPDVVAFTKEEEYEEEPYNEPVLPEEYSVPLFPFTHHGANPWSKLSGAKFSRDFILISEFSEQVGPQPLLTIPDDTKVFGTFDLNYFSLRIMSVDYQASFVGHPSGCAYPKLNFVEDSKVVLGDSKEGAFAYVHHLTLYDLEARGFVRPFCMAYISTDEHKIMQQFQELSAEFSKASECLKKGNRKAFANELEKKLKDLDYTRTVLHTETEIQKKASDKWFYSSQAIEKANELASVEKSIIEHQDLLKQIRSYPHRKLKAADCYPCEPECAQDQSADQASTTSNSEEPTERNLYRRRPSYTPKLIKAKSAKCFDKKLKTLEELCDTEFFTQTLAQLNHIEHMFRGDLCYLLTSQIDRTLLKQQGITNFLFEDVVILEDKIVEKQDNMPMQYSQDKLYSRTLEDCPIPKVLINAESFKSSVESVLIKMEQEVGDEFKESEVTESSIYDPQENLDYLDMDMKGSISSGESIEVLGTEKSTSVLSKSESQASLTVPLSPQMVRSKAVSRRTISEDSIEVLSTCPSEALIPDDFKASYPSAINEEPYVEEPYADDDEGAIHFSASVSQQDLGETESSSENTLVQTDSACCIGKENSSLLIPNSDHTQKHCDEDGVVSIPPQPYKERQQGFHVDFSVDDINSSYQESTTEGLSPYDLDPSCLSSSKDLSKISLNEYGDSTSYISTASTSSDRTPSPAHHIGLLSERHKKKAGQNALKFIRQYPFAHPAIYSLLSGRTLIVLGEDEAIVKKLVTALSIFVPNQGKYAKPVKHWVSSPLHIMDFQKWKLIGLQRVVSPAGINTLHSLNRYSRYTSILDLDNKTLRCPLYRGTLMPRLADHRTQIKRGSTYYMHVQSVLTQLCSKAFLYAFCHHLHLPINEKETEQSVVSRQMNFLKLHLGLVNEDVKVVQYLAELLKLQYIQEPVRPNHSMLRFDYVPSFLYKI